The Neodiprion fabricii isolate iyNeoFabr1 chromosome 4, iyNeoFabr1.1, whole genome shotgun sequence genome window below encodes:
- the LOC124181096 gene encoding U11/U12 small nuclear ribonucleoprotein 48 kDa protein-like isoform X1, translating to MSEINEEREKQLQDLNSFIQLSYEQLSSVVSSLGWTIESISNESQTTVACPFDNGHRVREASLGKHLEKCQWKAEGYTEYDLPLSEPCPSVDPSSSIKFDEHLQDEVLLKAREQDPTMHTAAGIGDRLIPRTSDRLTASFTSDERKAVYDYVIANTITPDIGCDIADINKVTKKDKDSPKTSLLELLAQERNLKRRRAKHRGVHTNKKSQVEILREVINQQMEMYEEYITDSLIKIEPKSSVKLEASSSDFHTDFDKKNLGNKYSSEWPRKSSTKSDKKKNFYAFSPGKKSPTQNNDLDCVKRRNRSLSRGSERQQHHSRHTRGRSKERSRHQDVSRRYRRREEKSWNKEENNYQTEEDKTKERKKRGRSRERSEKYVEKSRRHEKYDGGYFYKHQRVRDTSKNSKKNP from the exons ATGTCAGAAATCAACGAAGAGCGTGAAAAACAACTTCAAGACTTGAATAGCTTCATTCAGTTGTCTTACGAACAACTAAGCAGTGTTGTATCTTCGCTAGGCTGGACCATAGAGAGCATTTCAAACGAG AGCCAGACCACTGTTGCTTGCCCGTTTGATAATGGTCATCGAGTCAGGGAAGCTAGTCTTGGAAAGCATTTGGAAAAATGCCAATGGAAAGCTGAGGGGTACACGGAATATGATTTACCCCTCTCAGAGCCTTGCCCATCTGTTGATCCTTCATCTTCCATTAAATTTG ATGAACATCTGCAGGATGAGGTATTGCTAAAAGCTCGCGAACAAGATCCTACAATGCATACAG CAGCAGGTATCGGTGACAGATTAATTCCTCGAACATCGGACAGACTCACAGCAAGTTTCACTAGCGATGAGAGAAAAGCTGTTTACGATTACGTTATAGCCAACACAATTACGCCTGACATTGGATGTGACATTGCTGATATAAATAAGGT aacCAAGAAAGACAAAGATTCTCCAAAAACTTCCCTCCTTGAGTTACTAGCACAGGAACGtaatttgaaacgaagaagAGCCAAGCATCGAGGTGTTcatacaaacaaaaaatctcAAGTTGAAATATTACGAGAAGTGATCAATCAACAGATGGAAATGTATGAAGAGTACATCACTGATTCCTTAATAAAAATAGAGCCCAAGTCTTCTGTTAAGTTGGAAGCAAGTTCGTCAGATTTTCACACCGATTTTGATAAGAAAAATCTAGGAAATAAATATTCCTCCGAGTGGCCGAGAAAAAGCTCCACTAAAAGTGACAAAAAGAAGAACTTTTATGCGTTTTCGCCGGGCAAAAAATCCCCCACACAGAATAATGACCTCGATTGTGTCAAGAGAAGAAACAGGTCTCTGTCCCGAGGTAGTGAAAGACAACAGCACCACTCCAGACACACGAGAGGTCGTTCAAAGGAAAGGAGTCGGCACCAGGATGTGAGTCGTAGATACCGaagaagggaagaaaaatcgtggaacaaggaagaaaataattatcaaacaGAGGAGGATAAAACGAAGGAGCGAAAAAAACGAGGTCGGTCGCGGGAAAGGAGTGAAAAATATGTTGAGAAATCACGGCgacatgaaaaatatgatgGTGGTTATTTCTACAAGCATCAGCGTGTACGTGATACGTCTaaaaattcgaagaaaaaCCCTTGA
- the LOC124181096 gene encoding U11/U12 small nuclear ribonucleoprotein 48 kDa protein-like isoform X2 encodes MSEINEEREKQLQDLNSFIQLSYEQLSSVVSSLGWTIESISNESQTTVACPFDNGHRVREASLGKHLEKCQWKAEGYTEYDLPLSEPCPSVDPSSSIKFDEHLQDEVLLKAREQDPTMHTAGIGDRLIPRTSDRLTASFTSDERKAVYDYVIANTITPDIGCDIADINKVTKKDKDSPKTSLLELLAQERNLKRRRAKHRGVHTNKKSQVEILREVINQQMEMYEEYITDSLIKIEPKSSVKLEASSSDFHTDFDKKNLGNKYSSEWPRKSSTKSDKKKNFYAFSPGKKSPTQNNDLDCVKRRNRSLSRGSERQQHHSRHTRGRSKERSRHQDVSRRYRRREEKSWNKEENNYQTEEDKTKERKKRGRSRERSEKYVEKSRRHEKYDGGYFYKHQRVRDTSKNSKKNP; translated from the exons ATGTCAGAAATCAACGAAGAGCGTGAAAAACAACTTCAAGACTTGAATAGCTTCATTCAGTTGTCTTACGAACAACTAAGCAGTGTTGTATCTTCGCTAGGCTGGACCATAGAGAGCATTTCAAACGAG AGCCAGACCACTGTTGCTTGCCCGTTTGATAATGGTCATCGAGTCAGGGAAGCTAGTCTTGGAAAGCATTTGGAAAAATGCCAATGGAAAGCTGAGGGGTACACGGAATATGATTTACCCCTCTCAGAGCCTTGCCCATCTGTTGATCCTTCATCTTCCATTAAATTTG ATGAACATCTGCAGGATGAGGTATTGCTAAAAGCTCGCGAACAAGATCCTACAATGCATACAG CAGGTATCGGTGACAGATTAATTCCTCGAACATCGGACAGACTCACAGCAAGTTTCACTAGCGATGAGAGAAAAGCTGTTTACGATTACGTTATAGCCAACACAATTACGCCTGACATTGGATGTGACATTGCTGATATAAATAAGGT aacCAAGAAAGACAAAGATTCTCCAAAAACTTCCCTCCTTGAGTTACTAGCACAGGAACGtaatttgaaacgaagaagAGCCAAGCATCGAGGTGTTcatacaaacaaaaaatctcAAGTTGAAATATTACGAGAAGTGATCAATCAACAGATGGAAATGTATGAAGAGTACATCACTGATTCCTTAATAAAAATAGAGCCCAAGTCTTCTGTTAAGTTGGAAGCAAGTTCGTCAGATTTTCACACCGATTTTGATAAGAAAAATCTAGGAAATAAATATTCCTCCGAGTGGCCGAGAAAAAGCTCCACTAAAAGTGACAAAAAGAAGAACTTTTATGCGTTTTCGCCGGGCAAAAAATCCCCCACACAGAATAATGACCTCGATTGTGTCAAGAGAAGAAACAGGTCTCTGTCCCGAGGTAGTGAAAGACAACAGCACCACTCCAGACACACGAGAGGTCGTTCAAAGGAAAGGAGTCGGCACCAGGATGTGAGTCGTAGATACCGaagaagggaagaaaaatcgtggaacaaggaagaaaataattatcaaacaGAGGAGGATAAAACGAAGGAGCGAAAAAAACGAGGTCGGTCGCGGGAAAGGAGTGAAAAATATGTTGAGAAATCACGGCgacatgaaaaatatgatgGTGGTTATTTCTACAAGCATCAGCGTGTACGTGATACGTCTaaaaattcgaagaaaaaCCCTTGA